Genomic segment of Candidatus Bathyarchaeum sp.:
TCAAAAATCTTCCAAAAGAAATTGATTCAGTTCATTTGAAAAGGTCAAGAAATTTTTTTGACAAAACATTCAAGATAGCTTGGAAAATTTCTAGGTCAAAAGGAGATGTTTATCATTTCAATTATCTGCTTCAAGATTGTTATATTGGTTCAAAATTAGGAAAGCGGCCATTAGTTGGTCACGCTCATGGAACTGATGTAAGAAAAAATCTTAACCATTTTGTTTGGAAACGCATTGTTAAACATAATTTAAAGAAATGTGACGTAATACTTGTTAGCACTCCGGACATACTTGAAGCTGCACAAAATTATCGTGAAGATGCAGAATATCTTCCAAATCCGGTTGATTCTACCCTTTTTTATCCAAAGCCAGTTAATGAGCAAAACGAAAAGTTGAAAGTTTTAATTGCCAGTGACTCAAACTGGAGTGTAAAAGGCACTGATATTGCTATACATGCATTAGCCCATGTAAAAAATGAGGTTGAAATTTCTCTTATTAGAAAAGGTGTAGATTTTACAAAGACTGTGGCTTTGGCAGAGTCGTTAGGTTTGCATCTAAATATTTTGCAGCCAACAGCCCATGAAAACATGAATGAATATTTTTGGAACGCTGACTTGGTGATTGACCGGTTTAAGCTTGGGTCTCTTGGTTTGATTTCTTTAGAAGCAATTGCATGTGGTAGGCCAGTTTTGAATTTTGTTTCTTCTGATTATAAACAATATGAAGATTTTCCAATAAAAGAAATTGATTCGGTAGAAAAAATTGTTGAACTACTAAAGAATCTGTCCCCAAAATTGTGGGAGTCAGAATATGATTATGTAAAAAAGCATCATGATAGTAAATTAATCGGGGAAAAAATGGCAAAAATTTATGAATCTCTAATTTGAACAAAATTGTGTTTTGCGAGAAATTCTGTTAGGCCCTCACTGGTAGTGTTGGTCAAGTTGGTGCGTTTGGATACGTCCTTTATGTGATCCATTGACCTTTTTCTAGTAATTGAAGAACCGTTTTCATGGCGTGTTTGTGTCGCGTTCTTCGCAAACCATGCCGGTGCAGTGGTATTTGCTTTCGAGTTCAATAGTTGAGTGTTCAATATGATGTTTGAGCAAAGTTTCTTTGATGATGTGTTTTGTTGGTTCAGGGTTTTTGAGGGTTTGGTTATCCAGTACTACATGGGCAGTGAACACGTCGGTTTCTCCTTCTAGTGACCATATGTGGATGTCGTGGATTCCAAGGACGCCTTGGATGTTTTGGAGGTCTTTTTTGACTTTTTGTAGGTTGATGTGTTTGGGGACTCCTTGCATGAGGATGTTTATGGCTTCTCGTAGGCTTTTAGTTACGTTGTAGATTATGAAAATGGTCAAGCCGATGGTCAAGATTGGGTCAAGGATGTAAACTTTCCCAAAGTAAATGATTACTGCGCCTACAAGGATTGCTGCCCAGCCCAGAACGTCTTCCAGAAGGTGCCATGAGAGGACTTTTTCGTTGAGGCTTTCTCCTTTTTTCAGGGAAATGAATCCCAGTCCATTGAACACTATGCCGATGATTGCAATGCCTAACATTCCTGTGGAGTTTACTGTTTCGGGATTGATGAGTCGGGGGATGGCTTGGAACATTATGAGTATAGAGCCACCTACTAATATGCTGGCAGAAATTATTGCAGAAAACAGGGACAGACGTTGGTATCCAAAAGTTCGGTTGACGTCTGGAGATTTTTTTGCTCCCCGTTCAAACAGCCATGAAACCAACAGCGCGACGCTGTCACCAAAATCGTGTAGAGCATCAGACAATATCGCAAGGCTGTTTGTCCAAAATCCGCCAAAGATTTCTAAAACTGTAAAAGCTAGGTTTAAAAATGCAGCCAAGCGAACTCTTTTTTCCCGTTCAGGCATAAAATACAGTAACTTTACGAGCTGATAAAAAGCTATCCAAAACAGTGATTTTTTGTTTTCTGTTGTGTTTTTTCTGTAAAAAGGTTGTTTTCGACATTGTGCCTCTATTAGTATTCAAATATTTTCTGTAACATGGTCTATTTCCTTTCCGAAAATAACGTTTGAACCGAATTGCGTTGTTGGTTTTTTGGTTTAGAACGTTTGTGTTGTTTTTTTAAAGTTAACAGATATCAGGCAAATTATATGGTTAATCTGTGGTTGTAAATACATTTGGGCTTTTTTGGTTATTTGTTGTGTAATAGTCAAGATTAGCTGTTGTTTTTTGATCCAAATGCTCTATATTCATTGTGTTGTGTATTGTTTGCAAAGTATGCTTTTAAATAGCTGTAATTTAATTTTTTTGAATTCAAATTTGGAGATGAAAAATACGTGGATGTTCCTTTGACAAAAAAGGTTGAAGGTTTCACTGTGGAAAAAAAATCAGTTTCCCAGCTTCTTTCTGAAATGGGCAAAACAGCATATCAAGGCAGAAAATTGTCTGAAGCTGTGGATCTTTGGGAGCGCATGATAAAAGAAGACGACCTAGTTATCGTTTTAGGGCTGGCAGGTTCTATGAGCACTGCTGGTCAATGGACTTTGGTTAATTGGCTTGTTCAGAATCGTTTTGTTGATGTTATAGTTTCAACTGGAGCAAACGTTTCAGAAGACATTGTTGATGCCATGGGTCTTGGATACTATCAAGGTGATGCAAACGCCAACGATGAAGAACTCCTCAAGGCTGACATAAACCGCTACTATGATGTTTTCGGCATAGAAACCGATTACAGAAAAATGGAAGAACTAGTAACAGAGTTTTTGTTGACTTTAAAGACAGATCATCCCTATTCTTCTATGGAAATTTTACATTTATTGGGTAAATGGCTGGGCAAAAAGAACATCCCCAGCATAACTGCAACCGCTGCAGCGAATGGAGTTCCTGTTTTTAGTCCAGCAATGTTGGATAGTGCCTATGGAGAAACTGTTTTGATGGCCAAAAATCAGGGTCATAACTTGATTGTTGATCAAGTCAAAGAGTTTGACCAGTTTGTTAGCATCGGTGAAAAAACCAAAAACACTGCCGTGATTTACGTGGGTGGTGGAGTTCCTAAAGATTTTACTCAGTTGCTAGCGATTTCGATTTCCCCAAAAACAAACGACCAAGAAATCAACGGTCGTTCCGGTAACTGTCGTAAGAGTTTGCAGGAATATTATTACCCTCACAAGTATGCCCTTCAGATTACAACAGATTCTCCCCAGTGGGGTGGCTTGTCAGGTTGCACCTTGGAAGAAGCCAAAAGTTGGGGAAAAGTTGATGTAAATGGCAGAGACATTACCTGTTACTGTGACGCAACAATCGCATTGCCCCTGATTACTCATGCTCTTAATGAGCGTTTAGACTCAAATGTACGAAAAAACCGGGCTCCAGACCTTTCTTGGCTGTTCCCAAAACAAAAATGAAAATGGAATAGGAGAAAAACAAACAAATGATTCCAAAACAAGTATTCTTAACCAAAGGCGTAGGAAAACACAAAGACTATCTACAATCTTTTGAATTGGCGTTGCGTGGTGCAGGTATTCAAGCCTGCAACATCGTAACTGTCTCCAGTATTTTGCCCCCTGGATGCGAAATTATCACCAAGGAACAAGGATTGAAAAGTTTGCATCCTGGAGAAATCACCTTTGCTGTTATGTCCAAAAATTCTGTAAAAGAGCCTCACAGACAAATTGCAGCTTCTATCGGTATGGCTGTTCCCTCAAACAAAGACAGTTACGGTTATCTTTCCGAGCACCACTCCTATGGAGAAACTGCTGAAGTTGCTGGAAACTATGCTGAAGACTTAGCTGCAACTATGCTTGCTACGACCATGGGTATTCCCTTTGATTCAGAGCAAGCTTGGAACGAAAAAAAACAGATATTTCAAACCAGTGGCATGATTATCAAGACCAACAACATTACCCAGTCGGCTAAAGGCGACAAAAACGGTTTGTGGACTACTGTTCTTGCTGCTGCAGTTTTTGTACCTTAAACTCTTAGGTACAAAATCTGTTCTATTTTTATTCTGATTAAACTGTGTTGTTTTTCCGCCAACACTTTGTACTAGATTTGGTGTTGTTAGATATATTCCATTTTTTCTTGTTTTTAGTTTGTTTATTTCTTTGCTAAGTGGTTTGTATCTTACGTAAATCACACAAATTCCAGTAACCGAAACAGCAAGATTTTGCCAATATGTGGAGAACCAAGCGTACCTCAGTCCAGTATTTCAGTCATCGTTGGTCAGTAACATTTCTTGTGGATAAAAATTATGCTTAACTTTTTTGATGAATGGCTAGTTGCTTGGCTAATATTTTTTTAGAATATGAATATTGAAACTCCAATTTGTTGCAACACAAATGCGGCATAGATGGCACAAAGGAAGACTGCTCCTTTTTTGTTTATGGATTTGTTGGAGCTTATCATGTACCAGACGGTGAGTGATGAGATTAGTACATAGAACATTATGCTTTCTACTGCAAGGATGTTTACTTCGGAAAAGGAAACCAGTGATGATATTCCTAAAACCAAAGTGATGTTTGTGATGCAGCTTCCCAAAAGGTTGCCCAGAGCCATTTCATAGTATTTCTTTTTGAGTGTCTGAACGGTGGTAGCCAATTCGGGAATGGAGGTGCCTACTCCTATAATTGTTGCCCCGATAATGGAGGAAGGCAAATTAACAAAGTCGGCTATGTCCAGTGAGCTGTCTACTACTAGTTGGGATAGAAAAATTATGATAAGTAAACAGCAAATAAATTTCAAACCCGCCCTCACGGGTTTTTCTGTGAGTTCGTCGGGTTGTTCGGCTATTTGGGATTGTTTTGGGGTTTTGGAGATTGTGAAGCTAAAATAAACAAACAGTATCAGCAAAACAAATCCCAGAACTGGTCCTAGGCTACCCCGTTGTACGATGAATAAGGGTATGACGGAGGATAAGAACAGAAACTGTACGAG
This window contains:
- a CDS encoding glycosyltransferase, which translates into the protein MKVVMVNDCSFVGETLLKNLPKEIDSVHLKRSRNFFDKTFKIAWKISRSKGDVYHFNYLLQDCYIGSKLGKRPLVGHAHGTDVRKNLNHFVWKRIVKHNLKKCDVILVSTPDILEAAQNYREDAEYLPNPVDSTLFYPKPVNEQNEKLKVLIASDSNWSVKGTDIAIHALAHVKNEVEISLIRKGVDFTKTVALAESLGLHLNILQPTAHENMNEYFWNADLVIDRFKLGSLGLISLEAIACGRPVLNFVSSDYKQYEDFPIKEIDSVEKIVELLKNLSPKLWESEYDYVKKHHDSKLIGEKMAKIYESLI
- a CDS encoding cation diffusion facilitator family transporter — protein: MPEREKRVRLAAFLNLAFTVLEIFGGFWTNSLAILSDALHDFGDSVALLVSWLFERGAKKSPDVNRTFGYQRLSLFSAIISASILVGGSILIMFQAIPRLINPETVNSTGMLGIAIIGIVFNGLGFISLKKGESLNEKVLSWHLLEDVLGWAAILVGAVIIYFGKVYILDPILTIGLTIFIIYNVTKSLREAINILMQGVPKHINLQKVKKDLQNIQGVLGIHDIHIWSLEGETDVFTAHVVLDNQTLKNPEPTKHIIKETLLKHHIEHSTIELESKYHCTGMVCEERDTNTP
- a CDS encoding deoxyhypusine synthase family protein; the protein is MDVPLTKKVEGFTVEKKSVSQLLSEMGKTAYQGRKLSEAVDLWERMIKEDDLVIVLGLAGSMSTAGQWTLVNWLVQNRFVDVIVSTGANVSEDIVDAMGLGYYQGDANANDEELLKADINRYYDVFGIETDYRKMEELVTEFLLTLKTDHPYSSMEILHLLGKWLGKKNIPSITATAAANGVPVFSPAMLDSAYGETVLMAKNQGHNLIVDQVKEFDQFVSIGEKTKNTAVIYVGGGVPKDFTQLLAISISPKTNDQEINGRSGNCRKSLQEYYYPHKYALQITTDSPQWGGLSGCTLEEAKSWGKVDVNGRDITCYCDATIALPLITHALNERLDSNVRKNRAPDLSWLFPKQK
- a CDS encoding arginine decarboxylase, pyruvoyl-dependent, which gives rise to MIPKQVFLTKGVGKHKDYLQSFELALRGAGIQACNIVTVSSILPPGCEIITKEQGLKSLHPGEITFAVMSKNSVKEPHRQIAASIGMAVPSNKDSYGYLSEHHSYGETAEVAGNYAEDLAATMLATTMGIPFDSEQAWNEKKQIFQTSGMIIKTNNITQSAKGDKNGLWTTVLAAAVFVP
- a CDS encoding sodium:calcium antiporter, with the protein product MILLSVLLLIGSLFLIALVSDKIISYTLVLSKWLGFSEMAAGFILLSITTSLPELSVSILSSISGEGGLSVGNVLGSNIANLTIIIGLAVFLSKTAIHIKGESQKELVQFLFLSSVIPLFIVQRGSLGPVLGFVLLILFVYFSFTISKTPKQSQIAEQPDELTEKPVRAGLKFICCLLIIIFLSQLVVDSSLDIADFVNLPSSIIGATIIGVGTSIPELATTVQTLKKKYYEMALGNLLGSCITNITLVLGISSLVSFSEVNILAVESIMFYVLISSLTVWYMISSNKSINKKGAVFLCAIYAAFVLQQIGVSIFIF